CGCACGCGCTTGCCGTTGCGATGAAACACCTGCACACCGATCCACGCCTCGAACGCAGCCACCTGCCGGCTGATTGCACCGTGCGTCACATGGAGTTCGTCGGCGGCTGCCGTGAAACTGTTGTGCCGGGCCGCGGCCTCGAAGGCGCGCAGGGCCGGGAAAGGGGGAAGCTTGCGGTTCATCCTTGTGATTCTAGATCACAAAGACTTGCCCAAGAAATCGTTTTGAGCGAACGGCAAACGGCGTTAACCTTCACGGCTTGTACTGGATAGTGAACGTCATGGATCAGCACCCCGACGCGCCGGAGCACGCGCCCGCTCCGACCACGCGTGAAATCTTCATGGGCTTTCTGGGCCTCGGCCTGACGTCGTTCGGCGGCGCGCTGCCGCTCGCGCGGCGGACCATCGTCGACCAGCACCGCTGGCTCACCGCCGCCGAATTCACCGATCTGCTCGGCCTGTGCCAGTTCCTGCCGGGCGGTAATGTGATCAATCTGTCGGTGGCGCTCGGCATGCGGTTTCGGGGTTTGCGCGGCGCACTCGCGGGCATTCTCGGTCTGATCGCCGGGCCGTCGCTGGTGGTGATCGCGCTCGGCGTGCTTTACGAGCACACGCAGAACGATCCGCACATCAAGCATCTGTTCGCCGGACTGGCGGCATCTGCGGCGGGATTGCTGGTCGCGATGGCCGTCAAGATCCTGATGCCGTTGCGCCACGATCCGCGTGCCGCGGCGATCGCTGCGCTCGGCTTCGTCGCGATTGCGCTGCTGCGCTTCCCGCTGCTGCCGACGATGCTCGTGCTGACGCCGCTCAGTATCTTCCTCGCGTCGCGCGTGGCCAAAGCCGAAGCGGTTGCCGAATCGTCACAGCCGAACGAGGTGTCGAAATGATGGAAACGCTGATCGCTCTTGCCGTCATCTTCAGTCAGTTATCGCTGCTCGCATTCGGCGGCGGCAACACGATCCTGCCGGAGATGCAGCGGCAGGTCGTCGAAGTGCATCACTGGATGCCCGCCAGCGAGTTCAGCGCGCTGTTCGCGCTCGCGCAGGCTGCGCCCGGTCCGAACATGATGGTCGTGACGCTGGTCGGTTGGCACGTGGCGGGCTGGGCTGGAATGCTGGTGACATCGGTGGCGAAGTTCGGGCCGTCGTCCATCGTGACGATTCTCGCGATGCACGCTTGGAACCGCTTCAAGGACCGTCCGTGGCGGCGCGTCGCGCAGAAGGGTCTGGTGCCCGTTACGGCGGGGCTGGTCGCGGCGAGTGCGCTGCTGATCGCGCGGTCGTCGGATACGTCGTGGCTCGCGTGGATCATCACCGGTGCATGCGCGGTGCTCGCGTTCAAGACGCGCATTCACCCGTTGTGGTTGCTGGGAGGTGGGGCGGTTGTGGGGCTTGTTGGGCTGGCGTACGTGTGAGGTGAGTGCGCTGCCCCTGTGCGCGGTGGTACCTGGTTTTTTGGTTTTTTGGTTGTCTGCGACGCTGGGTGGTTTGCTTGTTTTGTCGTTGGCATCCGCGATTTGTTAGCGTGCTTCAAGCGTCGCCCCTGTGCGGGGCGGCACCTACTTTTCTTTGCCGCCGCAAAGAAAAGTAGGCAAAAGAAAGCGGCTCACACCGCCAGTTCTTCTTCCTGCCTGAGGGCCCCCAAAGGGTCTTACGCTTCATACGGCAGCGATTTTGTCGGCGTGTGTTGCCAACGCTTTGAATTGACGCCTCACCCGCTTCGAATGCTCGCGCACGGGCTAGCGGCAGCGAATGGTTGGCGCCGCCCAGGTGGCAAACTGTGTGTAGGCCGTAGTACCCCACACGCCTCACTCCGGACCAATAGCGCAGGCGTTCCACCCTGTAAGAGCGCTAAGCTATACGACGCGACAACCTACACACAGTTTGCCACCTGGGCGGCGGTGGAATGCCTGGCACGGCGTGCTGCAACGCGGGTGCGTGAAGCGGGTGATGCGCTGGCTTGGAGCGTTGGCAACTAACGCGGAACAAGCAGATTGCCGTGTGAGGTGAGGGACCGGTTGAGGGCCCTCAGGCACGAAGAAATGTTGGCGGGGTTAGCCGCTTTCTTTTGCCTACTTTTCTTTGCGGCGGCAAAGAAAAGTAGGTGCCGCCCCGCACAGGGGCGACGCTTGAAGCACGCTAACAAATCGCGGACGCCAGCGCAAACACAAGCAAACCAAACCGACCGCGCCGCGAAGGCAAAGCGCCTACTGAAACGCCACTTCCGCAAAACTCCGCAACTTCCGGCTATGCAGCTTATGCAAGCCATTGGTGCGCAAAATCTCCATAGCCTTCACGCCAATCTGCAAATGCTGATCGACCTGCGCGCGATAAAACTGATCAGCCATACCAGGCAACTTCAGCTCACCGTGCAACGGCTTATCCGACACGCACAGCAACGTGCCATAAGGCACCCGAAACCGAAACCCATTCGCGGCGATAGTCGCACTTTCCATATCGAGCGCAATAGCCCGGCTTTGCGACAGACGCAGCACCGGCTCGCGATGATCGCGCAATTCCCAGTTGCGGTTATCGACGCTCGCCACCGTACCCGTGCGCATCACGCGCTTGAGTTCGGCGCCGTCGAGCTGCGTGACCTGCGCCACCCCTCGTTCAAGCGCAACCTGCACTTCGGCCAAAGCCGGAATCGGCACCCACAGCGGCAAATCGTCGTCCAGCACGTGATCCTCGCGCACATAGCCGTGCGCAAGCACGTAGTCGCCAAGACGCTGCGTATTGCGTAGCCCCGCGCAGTGCCCCAGCATGATCCACGCATGCGGACGCAGCACGGCGATGTGATCGGTGATCGTCTTCGCATTCGACGGCCCGACGCCGATATTGACCATCGTGATGCCGCTGCCGTCCGCGCGCTTCAGGTGATACGCGGGCATCTGCGGCAGGCGCGGCGGCGCATGGCCCTCGTCCTCCTGCTCGCCGAGATTCGCGTTGTACGTGATCACGTCGCCGGGCTCGACGAACGACGTGTACTCGCTGCGGTACGCGCGCAGATCGGCGTCGTCGGTCTTCGTCATCATCGTGCGGCCAAGCTTCACGAATTCGTCAATATAGAACTGATAGTTCGTGTACAGCACGTAGTTCTGGCAATGCGTCGGCGAAGTCGCCGTGTAGTGCTTGAGCCGGTGCAGCGAAAAGTCGACCCGCGCCGCCGTGAAGAGCGCGAGCGGATGCGGCTCGCCCGGCAGCGGCTCGTACGTGCCGTTGACGATGCGGTCGTCGAGGAGCGCGAGATCGGGCGCGTCGAACACGTCGCGCATCGCCAGCAGACGCTCGCGGTCCAGATCGCCTTCGAGGTGAATGCCTTCGGCGAACGCGAAGTGAATCGGAATGGGCTGGTCGGACACGCCCACTTCGACCGACACATGATGGTTCTTCACCAGCAGGCGCAATTGCTCGCGATAGTAATTGCCGAACAGATCGGGCCGCGTCACCGTGGTTTCAAACACGCCAGGACCGGCAACAAAGCCATACGAACGGCGCGAATCGACGTGCGTGTTGGTCTCCGTGCGCACGCGCACGAACGGATAGCAGGCGCGCACGCGCCGGTCGAACGGTTCGTTGCGGCGATAGCGCGCGAACGCATCGCGCAGGAACGACGTGTTCGCTTCATAGATGGCGGAGAGGCGCGTAACGGCGTCGGCGGCATCGCCGAAGGCCTCGGTCGGGAACGCGTTTGCGGGCATATGCACCGCGCGTTGATTGGTCTCGTAGTTCATCTTCGCTCGCCTCGATTGATGCAACGACATTACCACGGAACCCGTGCTTTTCGATGAAGACGGGCCCGCGCATCGCGGGTTTGCGTGTTGTCTCGCACGCAGGGTTGCCCTTTCTGCAGGCCGCGCGGGAAGCGCGCAAAATAAGGCTATCGCCCGTTGTTCATGTCCGTGAGCAGCAGTGGATTTGCTAGAATTGGGCCACCTAATCGGAGAAACACCATGAAGCCGCTCTTCCCCGTCGCCGTTGCGCTGATGCTCGCCGTCAGCGGCGTCGCGATGGCTGCCCAGCCTGCCCCGTCCGCGCAAGAGGCGCAGGCAGCCGCAGACGCCCAAGCCGCCGCCAACGAACGGGCCGGCCTGCCGGATCTGAGAGCGATCAACCGCCCTGCGGCCGAAGTCAGCTCGAAAGTCGAGATCAACCAGCCGCGCACGCCGAGCTTCCACGAACGTAGCGGCAACGGCACCGAAATCACCGAGTACCGCGACAAGGGCAAGCCCGTCGAAATCGACGTGCGCTCGAACTTCGGCACGCGCTACCAGATGAGCGCGCCGACCGATACGTCGCCGCGCGTGTACGAATCCGGCAAGCCGCCCGCGCGCCTGCCGTCCGTGAACCTGCATTACTGATCGCCCCGAGCCGGCGCGCTGCCTCAGCAGGCGCGCGCCGGCCCGCTTCAAGCCGATCCGCCGGCCCGAACGAGTCCAGCGTGGATCGCAACAACGCTTTCAGCCCGCTTTCCCCGACCTCGTACTGGCGTATTGCCAGCCGACCAACCTGATCCGACGCCCCACGCATGGCCGTATTCACCGCTGTCACCGAAGCCCAACTCGCAGATTGGATGCGCCACTACGATCTCGGCGAAGTCGTCGAATTTCGGGGCATTACATCCGGTATCGAGAACAGCAATTTCTTTCTGACGACCACGCGCGGCGAGTACGTCCTCACGATCTTCGAAAAGCTCACGGCGCAGCAACTGCCGTTCTATCTCGATCTGATGCGTCATCTGGCGTCGCACCGCGTGCCCGTGCCGGACCCGATGCCGCGCGACGACGGCGCGCTGTTCGGCATGCTCAACGGCAAGCCCGCGACCATCGTCACGAAGCTCGACGGTGCGCCGGAACTCACGCCCGGCGTCGCGCACTGCGTCGAAGTGGGGCAGATGCTCGCGCGTCTGCACCTGGCGGGACGCGACTTCGCGCATCACCAGCCAAACCTGCGCAGCCTGCCGTGGTGGCAGGAGACGGTGCCGGGCGTCGTGCCGTTTTTGACGGACGCGCAGCGCACGCTGATCACGGAAGAACTCGCGCATCAACAGGCGTTCTTCGCATCGGCGGACTATGCGTCGCTGCCCGAAGGCCCGTGCCATTGCGATCTGTTCCGCGACAATGTGCTGTTCGCGCATGCAGCGCCCGGCACGCATCATGAAGTGGAACTCGGCGGCTTCTTCGACTTTTATTTCGCAGGCTGCGACAAGTGGCTCTTCGACGTCGCCGTGACCGTCAACGACTGGTGCGTTGACCTCGCGACCGGCAAGCTCGACGACGCGCGCGTCGACGCGCTGTTGCGCTCGTATCAGACCGTGCGCCCGTTCACTCCCGCCGAAAACCGGCACTGGGGCGACATGTTGCGCGCGGGCGCGTACCGTTTCTGGGTGTCGCGCCTGTATGATTTCCATATGCCGCGCGCCGCCGAACTGCTCAAGCCGCACGATCCGGGTCATTTCGAGCGCATCCTGCGCGAGCGCCTTGCGGGCGCCGCACTCTAGACCCTAGGCATCCATACCTCATGCAACTGATCGAAGTTCCGGCGAAAACCGGCTATGTGTGGTTCCGGCAAGGCATCTGGCTGTTTCGCAGGAACCCGCTCGCATTTCTGACGCTGTTCTTCGCGTACCTGCTCGCGATGACGGCGATCTCGCTGATTCCCATCATCGGCGGCGTGCTGCCGCTCATGTTGATTCCAGGCATCGCCGTCGGCTTCATGTCGGCGTGCCGCGATACGATCGCCGGCAAGCCGGTGCTGCCCACCATTCTTGTCGACGGTTTCCGCTCGTACGGCGGCCAGGTGTCGAAGCGCCTGCTGCTGCTCGGCGTGCTGTACATCATCGCGATGGCGATCGTGCTGATGGGCTCCGCGCTCGCGGACGGCGGCATGCTGCTGCGTCTGATGATCAGCGGCGAATCGATGCAGCCGGAAGCCGTCGCCAATAGCGATATACCGCTCGCCGTGCTGACGGCGCTTGCGTTCTACGTGCCCGTCGCGATGCTGTTCTGGTTCGCACCCGTGCTCGCCGCGTGGCACGATGTGCCGACCATCAAGGCGATGTTCTTCAGCATCGTCAGTTGCTGGCGCAATCGCGGCGCGTTCATCGTGTATGGCGCGCTGTGGTTCGCGGTAGCGACGACGGTCTCGTTCGGGTTGTCCGCGCTGCTGCAGGCACTTGGCGCGGGCGAGCTCGCGCTGGTGATCCTGATGCCCGCGTCGATCATCGTCACGACGATGCTCTACTGCTCGTTCTACGCGACGTATCGCGGCTGCTTCGGCGTGCAATCGCCCGGCCAGCCGTTGCCGCCCGCTCCCACGTCTTCGTCGTCTACCTGAACGGTTCCGCTTTCCGGGTCCGCGCCGCGCATGCGGCGCGGATTTTCCGCGCTCGCGTGTGAAGCATCGATGCATCGCGCCGCTTTTTTGCGGCACAATAGTTTGCACGCAATCCATTCGCACGCTTCGTTTCAGGGGACGTCCATGACCCAGCGCACCGCCTTTCCCGTTACGCTCGACGAGCAGCTCTGCTTCGCGCTCTATTCGACGTCCCTCGCGATGACGAAAGCCTACAAGCCGATTCTCGACCGGCTTGGCCTCACATATCCGCAGTATCTGACCATGCTGATCCTCTGGGAAAGCGACGACGTCACCGTGAAGGACATCGCCGCGCGCCTGAACCTCGATTCGGCGACGGTCACGCCGCTGCTGAAGCGGCTCGAATCGCAAGGGTTTATCGAACGCGTGCGCGGTACGGAAGACGAACGGCTCGTCTTCATCCGGCTGACGAAATCGGGCGTCGCGCTCAAGCGCAGCGCACGCGACGTGCCGGAAGAAATCTTCTGCGCGACCCAGCAGACGCCCGAATTCCTGATCCGGCTGCGCAGCGATCTGCAGCAGTTGCGCGGCACGCTGAACGACTATCTCGAACGCTACTGACAACGCGTGCATTTGCGGCTATCGCATCGATAGGCAATTTAATTTGCACACTAATGATTTGTACGCTACATTTCTGTCCATGCCAGTTCGATAGCGATGACGCGAAGCACTGGCAAGCACTGACCCAATCACTGGAACCGATCAAGGAGCGTCAAGATGAACGTACTGTACAAGGCAACGGCAACGAGCAATGGTGGTCGCGATGGTCGCGCAGTTTCGTCGGATAACGCGCTCGACGTGAAGCTGGCGGCGCCGCGCGAACTCGGCGGCAACGGCGCGCAAGGCACGAACCCGGAACAACTGTTCGCGGCCGGCTACTCGGCGTGTTTCCTCAGCGCGATGAAATTCGTCGCCGGCCAGCGCAAGCAGGCCGTGCCCGCTGAAACGACCGTGACGGCCGATGTCGGCGTCGGTCCGAACGACAAGGGCGGCTTCGCGCTGGATATCGAACTGCGCGTTTCGCTGCCTGGCCTCGACGCAGCGGCAGCGCAGGAGCTGGTGAACGCGGCGCATCAGGTCTGCCCGTACTCGAACGCGACGCGCGGCAATGTCGATGTGCGCGTGAACGTGGTCTGAGTCGTTCTGAGCTGATCGTCCTTCGTGAGCAGCGCCCGCCTTTTGTGCGAAAGGCGGGCGCTGCTTCATTTTTGCGTCGATTTCCGATGCCGCGAGCATTGGGTTTGCGACTGGCGGACACTATCATCGGCGGTGGCTTTTCGGCCCGACGTCCGCATCCGCCGACGCGCAACAACTCAAGCGATCATGACCCGCGCCTACCAGCTCGACGCACATTTTCAGAACGGACTCGTATGGTTTCGCCGCGACCTGCGCACCGGCGACAACGCAGCGCTGTATTACGCGCTCAAGCATTGCGAGCGCGTCTGGTGTGTGTTCGTGTTCGATACGACCATTCTTCAGCCGTTGATCGATTGGGCGCACAAGCATGACAACCACGAGGGCGAGGTGCAGGATCGGCGGATCGAATTCATTCTGGCGTCGCTGGAAGAACTGGATAAGTCGCTGAAGGAAGGCGGCGGCGGATTGATCGTGCTGCATGGCGATCCGCGTGAAGAGATTCCGAAACTCGCCGCGCAACTCGAAGCCGAAGCCGTGTTCACCAATCACGACTACGAGCCCGTCGCAATCGAGCGCGATGAAAGCGTCGCTGAACGGCTGCGCGACGATCGACGTCAGTTGCTGACGTTCAAGGACCAGGTGATTTTCGAGCGCGACGAACTGCTCAACGGACAAGGCAAGCCCTTCGCCGTGTTCACCCCGTATAAGAACGCGTGGCTAAAGAAATTGACGCCGTTCGACCTGAAGCCCTATCCCGTCGAACGGTACGCGAAGAGTCTCGCGCGGCCGCCGCGCAAGCCCGATCACGCATGGCCGACGCTCGGTCAAATGGGCTTCGCGCCCGGCAAGCTGGCGGAAACAAAACTGCTGACGGGCATGAGCGGCGCGCAAACGCTGCTCAAAGACTTTGTGACCCGTATCGACAGCTATGCCGCCCGGCGCGATTTTCCCGCCGCGCGCGGGACGAGCCATATGTCGGTGCATTTGCGCTTCGGCACGGTGTCGATCCGCACGCTCGCCCGGCTCGCGCACGAGATGTCGCTGCAACCTGACGGCCAAGGGGCCGCCACGTGGCTATCGGAACTGATCTGGCGGGACTTCTACTTCATGATCCTCGCGCATCATCCGCATATCGCGAAGCGCGCGTCGTTCAAGCCGGAATTCGACACGCTGCGCTGGGAAACAGGCAAGCAAGCCGACGCGCTGTTCGCCGCCTGGTGCGAAGGACGTACCGGCTATCCGCTCGTCGACGCCGCGATGCTGCAACTGAACCAGACGGGCTTCATGCACAACCGTCTACGGATGGTGACGGCGAGTTTTCTGGCGAAAGATCTGGGTATCGACTGGCGGCGCGGGGAGCGCTACTTCGAGGAAAAGCTCAACGACTTCGACTTCTCCGCGAACAACGGCGGCTGGCAATGGGCGGCGTCGACGGGCTGCGACGCGCAGCCGTGGTTCCGGATTTTCAACCCGGTAACGCAATCGGAGAAGTTCGATCCGCAGGGGCTCTTCATCAAGCGCTTCTTGCCGGAACTGGAGAAGGTGCCCGCGAAGTGGATTCACGCGCCATGGCAGGCGAATCCCGACGACTTGAAGGATTGGGGCGTGGTGCTGGGGAAAGACTATCCGCAGCCGGTCGTCGATCACGCAAAAGCGCGCCAGGAAACGCTGGCGCGCTATGGCGTGCTGCGCTCGCGTTGAGCGCTTTTCTTGGCCGGCTCACGCACCGGCCCGTGCTTGCCGCAGCTTAGTGCTGGCTCATCCACGACGGTTGACGCAGTTGCGCTTCACGGTCGATCTTGCGCATGCGGAACTCGAGGTCGTACAGATCCGTGGCTTCGGCCAGATACGCGTCGTTTTGCTCTTTGACGCGCAGGTCATAGGACTTCGTCAGGAACAGGAAAAGGCGGCTGATCAGATACATGGTGAACCTCGAATTTGGTGTTAGGTGGCTGACACCTAGGTATAACCCCTATTATAGGGAAAACCCTAGGAACACACCAGCACCAAATTCGAAGTGTGGCAATTTGTCAACTCGCGCGCTGCCGGGCGCCATCGGCGGCACGTCCGGCGGGCCGCGCCGACTCGGTGCGACGCTGATGCCGGAAAAAGTCCCACAGCAGACTGGACGCATCCGGACCCTTCGATGAATGGAACGGCACCGCATCGTCGCCGCCGCTCCACTCATGGCCGAGGCCCTGCACGCGGCACAGACGCACGACGCGCCGCCCGCCGCGCGTGTAATCGCGCGTCGTAACCGTCGCCTTGCGGTCTTCCTTGACGTCGCCGACCTTGCGCACGCCTCGCGCATCGACGATTCCGTTTAGCCGGAGGTACTGTTCCGTCAGTTGCTCGGCGTTGACTGGCGCGACGACGCGATCGGCTTCGCCTTGCAAAATGATCGCGGGCATGCCCGGATAGGTCGTCACGTCCGCGACGGCATCGACGAGCGCAACGGGGTCCTGCCGCGTGCCGCGCCGCATCACATCCATCGCGGCGATGCCCGAATGCGCGTCGCCGAACGCCGGCCCCGAATGCAGCGCGACGGCGGCGAAATGCTCGGGAAAATGCAGCGCCAGCAACGACGTCAACCCGGCGCCCGCCGATATCCCGGCGACATACACCCGCTCGCGGTCGAGGCCGTGCGCTTCCACCAGCGCCTCGACGAGCGACACGACGGCGCGCGCTTCCGCTCGTCCTGCACGGTCGGTATCGTCATACCAATGCCAGCAGCGGTGCGCGTGTGCGTGCTTCGACTGCTCCGGGTACACGACGGCAAAGCCGTAGCGATCGGCCAGCAGGTTCATGCGCGTACCTTCGGCGAATTCGTCGATGGACTGCGTGCAGCCGTGCAGCATCACGACGAGCGGCGCGTGCTTGATCGGCTTGCCGGCGGGCAAATACAGCCCGTACTGCAAATGATTGATGAGGCTGCCAGGCGCGGCCGGTGCGGAGTGGAACGAGCGCGTCCACGAACCGCTCGCCCAGGCGGCGGCGCGCGGCCGCACACGGGATTCACGCGCGCCGCGCTGCGGCACGTCGCGCGTAGTGGTCTGGCGAACTTTCGCTGACGGCTTCGCGACCGTAGTAGCCGCCGGCCGGGTCGACGACCGTTTCGGCTTGCGCTTCGTAGTCGCGCGGGCGTGCTCTGTCTGGATCGCAAACAGGCGTTTCAGGCCGCCTAGCCAGATTTTGGTCAAGCTTTTTGGCATAGGATTTTCTCGCTAATAGGGACTCATGCTCTCTGCCTTCCGACAGTCTTGTGCAATGCACAATAACATCAATCTCCGTGCGATGCTGACACCGACTGAGGTCGTTTTCGGGAAAAGCCCGTCGCGCCGAGCTTCGTATAAGACGATTTCCGAATCGTCCTAACATCTGGCAGTTTTCGTGCTTTTCCTTTCATCTGCCGCGTAACCGCTGCCTCTATACTTATAGAATACGCGCGGGCGGGGAAGGTCCTTCCCGATCCGGCACCGTCGTCGGCTGTCCTGGAAACCTCTGGCCGCAGGCAAGTTCGCGCCCGTACATGTCGTTAAGGATTGTCCATGCTTCACCTGCCACCACAATTCTGGCTTCTGGTTACAAACTTCGGCGGCGCCGGTCTGACGTTGCCGCTCGCCTTCGCCATCGCGCTGTGGCTCACGGTCGGTTATTCGTGGCGGCTCGCTGCCGTCTGGCTGTTTCTGCTCGGCGTGGCCGTCGCGCTGGTCACGGCGACGAAGATCGCGTTCCTCGGCTGGGGTGTCGGCGTGCAAGTGTGGGACTTCACCGGCCTGAGCGGACACGCGATGTTCGCCACCGCCGTGTTCCCCGTTGCCGCCTTGCTCGTTCTGCTGCCAGCGCCGCCCGCCGTGCGCGCCGTGGGCGTGGCGCTCGCCCTGTTCGGCGGCGCGCTGGTCGGCTTTTCGCGCATCGTCGTCGAGGCGCATTCGCCTTCGGAAGCGATCACGGGCTGCATCGTCGGCGGGTTGACGGCGTTGGTGTTCGTCCGGATCGCGTGGAACGCGACGCCGCCCGGGCGCCTGCCCGTCGCACCCGTGGTATTGAGCCTGACGATCATCACGCTCGCTCTGCACGCGGTGCATCTGCCGACCCAGCGCTGGGTCACGCATATCGCGCTGAAAATTTCCGGCCATGACCGGCCGTTCGTCCGCGCCCGCTGGAAGGCGCTGCGCGACGCCTACGCGCCCGCTGCGCCAGCCGCCCCCGCCACACCCATCGTGCCGTTGCAAAAAACACGCAACGTCGCAGTGCCCTTGCCCGATTCCGACGCATAAATCACACGAAACCGGCTATCTTGCGCGCCACATGTTCAATATGCCGACCGCTATAACCCTACATATATTACGATGGCGTTTTCAACCTGCTTCCGGTCGACCCGGCGCCACCTTCCCATGTCCTTCCCGTCGATGATCCGCTTCCTGAAACCTGCCCTGCTCGCCGCGAGCGCGATTTCGTTTGCCTTCGCCACGCAGGCGCGCGCCGACGAACTCGTCGTGTCCGCGGCCGCGAGCCTGACCAACGCGTTCAAGGCCGTCGGCGACGCGTACGAGAAGGAGCACCCCGGCACCAAGCTGCTGTTCAACTTCGGCGCGTCGGACGTGCTGATGCAGCAGATCGTGAAAGGCGCGCCCGCCGACGTGTTCGCCTCCGCCGATCAGAAAGCGATGGACAAGGCCGCCGAGCAAAAAGTAATCGTGCCGTCTACGCGCAAGGATTTCGCCGCGAACTCGCTCGTGCTGATCGTGCCGACGGACAGCAAGCTCGCGCCGTCGAACCTGAACGAACTGACGTCGGCGAGCGTGAAGCGCGTTTCATACGGCGATCCGGCATCCGTGCCGGTGGGCCGCTACACGGAAGGCGCGCTGAAGGCGGCGGGCGTGTGGGACGCTGTCAGCGCGAAGGGCGTGCTGGCGTCGAACGTGCGCCAGAGCCTCGACTACGTGTCGCGTGGCGAAGTCGACGCCGGCTTCGTGTTCGGCACCGATGCCGCCGTGATGCCCGACAAGGTCAAAGTCGCGCTGACCGTGCCGACCACCACGCCGATCACCTACCCGATCGCGCAGGTCGAAGGCAGCAAGCACGCCGCCGACGCGCAGTCGTTCATCACCTTTGTGCTGTCGCCGGCGGGCCAGGCCGTGCTCGCGAAGTACGGCTTCAAGCCGGCGCACTAAGCTGCGCCGCCAGAGACAAAGCACGACGCCCAAATCATGGAACAGGCCTGGATTCCGCTGATGCTGTCGCTGAAGGTCGCGGGCTGGGCGACGGCGCTGAACATCGTGTTCGGCGTCGCAGCCGGCTTCGGCCTGGCGCGCTGGCACTCGGGCGCGCGTGACCTGATCGACTCGCTGCTGACGCTGCCGCTCGTCATGCCGCCCACCGTGCTCGGCTATTACCTGCTCGTGCTGCTCGGCCGGCGCGGCGTGTTCGGCGCATGGCTCGAGCGCTTCGATATCCAGCTGGTGTTCACGTGGCAAGGCGCGGTGATCGCGTCGATGGTGGTGGCGTTTCCGCTCGTGCTGAAGTCGGCGCGGGCCGCATTCGAATCCGTCGATCCGCAACTGGAGCGCGCCGCCCGCACGCTCGGCATCAGCGAAACGGCGATCTTCTTTCGCGTGACGCTGCCGCTCGCGTCGCGCGGCATTCTCGCGGGCGCCCTGCTCGC
The Paraburkholderia terrae genome window above contains:
- a CDS encoding chromate transporter; the encoded protein is MDQHPDAPEHAPAPTTREIFMGFLGLGLTSFGGALPLARRTIVDQHRWLTAAEFTDLLGLCQFLPGGNVINLSVALGMRFRGLRGALAGILGLIAGPSLVVIALGVLYEHTQNDPHIKHLFAGLAASAAGLLVAMAVKILMPLRHDPRAAAIAALGFVAIALLRFPLLPTMLVLTPLSIFLASRVAKAEAVAESSQPNEVSK
- a CDS encoding chromate transporter; translated protein: MMETLIALAVIFSQLSLLAFGGGNTILPEMQRQVVEVHHWMPASEFSALFALAQAAPGPNMMVVTLVGWHVAGWAGMLVTSVAKFGPSSIVTILAMHAWNRFKDRPWRRVAQKGLVPVTAGLVAASALLIARSSDTSWLAWIITGACAVLAFKTRIHPLWLLGGGAVVGLVGLAYV
- a CDS encoding AMP nucleosidase is translated as MNYETNQRAVHMPANAFPTEAFGDAADAVTRLSAIYEANTSFLRDAFARYRRNEPFDRRVRACYPFVRVRTETNTHVDSRRSYGFVAGPGVFETTVTRPDLFGNYYREQLRLLVKNHHVSVEVGVSDQPIPIHFAFAEGIHLEGDLDRERLLAMRDVFDAPDLALLDDRIVNGTYEPLPGEPHPLALFTAARVDFSLHRLKHYTATSPTHCQNYVLYTNYQFYIDEFVKLGRTMMTKTDDADLRAYRSEYTSFVEPGDVITYNANLGEQEDEGHAPPRLPQMPAYHLKRADGSGITMVNIGVGPSNAKTITDHIAVLRPHAWIMLGHCAGLRNTQRLGDYVLAHGYVREDHVLDDDLPLWVPIPALAEVQVALERGVAQVTQLDGAELKRVMRTGTVASVDNRNWELRDHREPVLRLSQSRAIALDMESATIAANGFRFRVPYGTLLCVSDKPLHGELKLPGMADQFYRAQVDQHLQIGVKAMEILRTNGLHKLHSRKLRSFAEVAFQ
- a CDS encoding homoserine kinase; the encoded protein is MAVFTAVTEAQLADWMRHYDLGEVVEFRGITSGIENSNFFLTTTRGEYVLTIFEKLTAQQLPFYLDLMRHLASHRVPVPDPMPRDDGALFGMLNGKPATIVTKLDGAPELTPGVAHCVEVGQMLARLHLAGRDFAHHQPNLRSLPWWQETVPGVVPFLTDAQRTLITEELAHQQAFFASADYASLPEGPCHCDLFRDNVLFAHAAPGTHHEVELGGFFDFYFAGCDKWLFDVAVTVNDWCVDLATGKLDDARVDALLRSYQTVRPFTPAENRHWGDMLRAGAYRFWVSRLYDFHMPRAAELLKPHDPGHFERILRERLAGAAL
- a CDS encoding BPSS1780 family membrane protein translates to MQLIEVPAKTGYVWFRQGIWLFRRNPLAFLTLFFAYLLAMTAISLIPIIGGVLPLMLIPGIAVGFMSACRDTIAGKPVLPTILVDGFRSYGGQVSKRLLLLGVLYIIAMAIVLMGSALADGGMLLRLMISGESMQPEAVANSDIPLAVLTALAFYVPVAMLFWFAPVLAAWHDVPTIKAMFFSIVSCWRNRGAFIVYGALWFAVATTVSFGLSALLQALGAGELALVILMPASIIVTTMLYCSFYATYRGCFGVQSPGQPLPPAPTSSSST
- a CDS encoding MarR family winged helix-turn-helix transcriptional regulator — its product is MTQRTAFPVTLDEQLCFALYSTSLAMTKAYKPILDRLGLTYPQYLTMLILWESDDVTVKDIAARLNLDSATVTPLLKRLESQGFIERVRGTEDERLVFIRLTKSGVALKRSARDVPEEIFCATQQTPEFLIRLRSDLQQLRGTLNDYLERY
- a CDS encoding organic hydroperoxide resistance protein; its protein translation is MNVLYKATATSNGGRDGRAVSSDNALDVKLAAPRELGGNGAQGTNPEQLFAAGYSACFLSAMKFVAGQRKQAVPAETTVTADVGVGPNDKGGFALDIELRVSLPGLDAAAAQELVNAAHQVCPYSNATRGNVDVRVNVV
- a CDS encoding cryptochrome/photolyase family protein; this encodes MTRAYQLDAHFQNGLVWFRRDLRTGDNAALYYALKHCERVWCVFVFDTTILQPLIDWAHKHDNHEGEVQDRRIEFILASLEELDKSLKEGGGGLIVLHGDPREEIPKLAAQLEAEAVFTNHDYEPVAIERDESVAERLRDDRRQLLTFKDQVIFERDELLNGQGKPFAVFTPYKNAWLKKLTPFDLKPYPVERYAKSLARPPRKPDHAWPTLGQMGFAPGKLAETKLLTGMSGAQTLLKDFVTRIDSYAARRDFPAARGTSHMSVHLRFGTVSIRTLARLAHEMSLQPDGQGAATWLSELIWRDFYFMILAHHPHIAKRASFKPEFDTLRWETGKQADALFAAWCEGRTGYPLVDAAMLQLNQTGFMHNRLRMVTASFLAKDLGIDWRRGERYFEEKLNDFDFSANNGGWQWAASTGCDAQPWFRIFNPVTQSEKFDPQGLFIKRFLPELEKVPAKWIHAPWQANPDDLKDWGVVLGKDYPQPVVDHAKARQETLARYGVLRSR
- a CDS encoding DUF3563 family protein, producing the protein MYLISRLFLFLTKSYDLRVKEQNDAYLAEATDLYDLEFRMRKIDREAQLRQPSWMSQH